The Leptospira montravelensis nucleotide sequence ACACCTGTCCATTTTTTTGATATCTTCGACTTAGCAATGTTCGTCTGAGGATTGTATGTGGCATCACCAATGACAGCAACTCCGGTCATTCCAATTTTGCCATCAGGAGAGGCATGGAAGGAACAGAAATAAGGGTACACACCTTCTTCTGGGAAAAACACATCGGTATGTGCACCACGAAACATAGCCAAATTCCCAAATGTTTTCTCTGTGGACCAATCTTTGGTGATGGAGATGGCATTGTGAGGGTTGTTTCCTTCGTTCACAAATCGAATTTTACCGCCTTTGAACGTCCGAATGACTGGCGGGTGAAAGGCATTGTCCATCATCGTAACATGGACGAAGGCCGAATTGGCAGGGTCTTCCGAACTACAATGATTCATACCAAAGGTTATGAATACTGCAATGAAGATTCCCAATAAATATTTTTTGGTCTGTTTCATAGCTCTTTCCCGGAACATGAGGATTCCCTCACATTTGAAGAATTTTACATCTGTGTTAAAACTTTGTCAATGTTAAATCAAAGGAAGGAGGAAAAATATACAAATAAGAGATTTTGTAGTTCTGAAAGGATTGCCTTTTTTTCGGCCGGTTTCCCCTTTCTTTGGGCAATTTTGACAACGGAATCTACAGTTTCCACGATCATTAAAGAACTATAATAGGCTCGTTTTTTATCTACTTTGGGAAACAAACTAAGAATTACTTTTTCTGCTAACGACTTTGCAAAACGTTCATTACTTTCGATGTCTAACTTTAACAGAGCTTGGTTTGTATAAAGAATCGAATTAATCAGACGATACCCTTTTACCTCGTTTAACGTCCGTTGGAAGGAATGTAAGGTAAAATCAATAAACTCAGGTGTAAATTTTTTTCTTTTTTTTAGTTCTTCATCCACAAGTTTGAAAAAAAAGTCATGTAGAATTATATAACATGATTCCGCGTGGGAATAAACAATGGATTCTTTATTTGGAAAAAACTGATAAATGGATCCTACAGGGATTCCACTTCTATCTGCAATCAAATCCGTTGTTAAATCGTCATACCCAACCTCACCTAACAATTCTATGGTTGTATCTATGATTTTTTGATATCTTTCCTTGGAACGTTTTTGTTGGGGAATTTTCCTTGGATTTAAT carries:
- a CDS encoding TetR/AcrR family transcriptional regulator, with protein sequence MNIKLNPRKIPQQKRSKERYQKIIDTTIELLGEVGYDDLTTDLIADRSGIPVGSIYQFFPNKESIVYSHAESCYIILHDFFFKLVDEELKKRKKFTPEFIDFTLHSFQRTLNEVKGYRLINSILYTNQALLKLDIESNERFAKSLAEKVILSLFPKVDKKRAYYSSLMIVETVDSVVKIAQRKGKPAEKKAILSELQNLLFVYFSSFL